A genomic segment from Desulfuromonas sp. encodes:
- a CDS encoding 30S ribosomal protein S8: MGMTDPIADMLTRIRNAGMAKHPKLDMPASNINEAIANVLAELGYVKSVKVTPDNKQGTLRIYLKYDTGSRPVINEIKRVSTPGCRVYVGKDEIPQVKNGLGCAILSTSKGVMNDAAAREAEVGGEVLCTV; encoded by the coding sequence ATGGGAATGACGGATCCGATAGCAGATATGTTGACCCGCATCCGTAATGCGGGCATGGCAAAACACCCCAAGCTGGATATGCCGGCCTCGAATATCAATGAGGCAATTGCAAATGTTCTGGCCGAGCTGGGTTATGTCAAGAGTGTTAAAGTAACCCCTGACAACAAGCAGGGCACCCTCCGTATCTATCTCAAGTACGATACGGGGAGTCGGCCTGTTATTAACGAGATCAAACGTGTGTCGACACCGGGTTGCCGGGTCTATGTCGGCAAGGACGAGATTCCACAGGTTAAGAATGGTCTCGGTTGCGCAATCCTTTCCACCTCAAAAGGCGTCATGAATGACGCTGCCGCCCGTGAGGCGGAAGTAGGTGGCGAGGTTCTCTGTACTGTTTAG